The nucleotide window GAACAGGGATTGGCTGACAAAACTGCTCCTATGGATTGGCAACGGGCCAAGACCGATCTTTTCCAATTTTATCGAAAGCTCATCCATCTTCGTCGCAGTCATCTTTGTCTGCGCCGCGGCGATATGATGAAGTTAGCAACAAATGCGGAACTGGATGTCTACGCTTATCTCCGCAAGCATGGACAGGACCAGGTGTTAGTGGTGCTAAACTTTAGCGACTCGAATCGAGATTGTTTAATCACCCTACCTTCCGACGTGATCAAGCAAGTGAAACAGCCATGGCTTCGGCTGGAAAATTCGATCACTGGTGAGCCAATGCAATTGCCAATTATTGCTGGCGATCAAATTCGGCTCCAAATGACCCCTGAAACGCCCTATGTTTTCGTGATGAACGAATAATAGTAATGGGGGACGATTGATTCTGTACGATTAATTTGAAGGGAAACTCATTGAGATTCAACTACATTATCTCGTAGGGGGAGATGATTATTTAATTTTATAACTTTCGTGAGTATCTAAAATGAAAATCATGACTAGAATTAGTCGGTGGAAATGGTTCATTACATTTTTTTTTGTGGCAATTCTCTATGAACCTAAAATTTTTGCTCAGACCATTCAACCATCCTATTACGACCAAAACATGCTGGTAATTCCTGAAGGCCAAAGCCGAACATTCATGTTTACCAATCGAAAAGGTTTATTTTATTACGGAGAGACAGGTCTTCCAAATACGTCGCCGCTGAATGGATTGAGCTATTTGACTCACAAGTTTTTAGAGGATTATATCATTGAAATTGGGGGGAGTCCCCTCTCTCGCGCTCAAGCCGAAGCGCATCTAATGGCCAATCGCTTGGTCCGCCATTTTAAGAACCTCTCGGTGGAAGAAGAGATTTCCATCGCCGATTCACTCTTAGCATTGATAATCAAAATTCGAGGACCACAAAAAGCTCCGTTGGCCATCGCGCCTCTGATCTCAAGCGCCAATGAAAAGCAGCATTTTCAGGTGGATTGGTCCCAGAGCGATCGAATATTATTCATCTCGAGGGCGAATTTGGCCACTTCCAGCGACAAAAACCCTCCAGCCTGGCTGGCAATTACCACCTATCCAGAGGGCGATTTCAGCAGCCTCGAGATTGAAAAGCTGCCCATTCAAAGCAAGCTTTCACGCCAACCCAACTTCTGTCCCGGCAAAATCCATGTATTGCTCGATTCCGAAGTAATCATCTTGTTCATTGTTGGCAACAACAAGAATGAACTACTCAAAAGCCGCAATTTGATGCTGAAGCAATTGAACATCGAAATCAGAAGGAAAAATGACAGGATAGAGGGCATCAGAGAAACTCAATTGTTCTTGAGCACATGGTTAGCGCTTAGCACGCTTTGATTTCATGGCAAAGCGCCATAATCGTTTTTTTTCCGCCAATCCCGGAAATCCTTGACTCATAGAATATCGAGGAAATGTCATGCGATTTCGGAAAAACTTTAGGAGGGCATTATAGCAATGCGCGTGGGATGAACCATTGATTCTTCGCGCTGGGGTTCAAATTGACTCATGCACCTTTCTATCAATAAAACGCGGATCTCATTTTTTTGAGCAATGGCGGCGCATACCAGATCAACCTAAATTTGGTTTTAAAATATTTCATCCGATCGAAATTGCGCACGACTTTCAGATAGCTATTGATGAGCGGTTTCACGTCTTTGATGCTTCTTGGTAGAAGCTCCAAATTAATCACCCCATGAAAGCGTTGGTCTTTGAGGGCTACCAAAATTTCATCAATCGGCAACTCTCCCGTCAAGCCGAACGGAAGATGGGCATCAAAATTTTTGCGACAATCCGACAGGTGAATGAAGTTAATTTTTCCGTTTTGAAGCTTGAGATATTCAACAGGATCCTCGCCTTGCAAAAAATAATGCGGGGCATCAAAACATCGTCCCACCAGCTTCTCGCCCAGAGCCGCTTGAGCACGCTCGTAAAACCGATCGAACCGAGCCATGTCCCAGCTCTGGATGTTCTCCAATATAATCGGCACCTCCAATTGAGCTAAATTATTCAGAAGGTAATCAATCAACTGGTCCATGGTCCAATTGGAACGCCGGTTCTCAGGCGGATGCGAAAGACAATATTGGATATTCAAGTCACGATGATGGCGGTTGATCAATCCAATCAGCTTGTGAATTTCGCCTTGGCGATCGTGAAATGAAAAATCATACTCCGCATCGTGCAAATTCGGCAGATGGAAGCCAGTTTTTATTTCGCCCAATTGTTCTAAAAAGGCGGGCAGTTCATCGAAAACGGATTTGGTGATTTCAATAAACTCAACCCCCATCTTTCTGATGACTGACAATAATGCCGAAGGCGGAAGCCCTCTAAATTTATCTACTGTAATTCCTACTACTACATTGCTATTTCTCACCTGGATCGTCCTCTGCAATTTGTAATGGTTTTCTTTTTTTGGTCCAGATCGACTGCTAACTTTTATACAACCAAAAACCTCTTTCGTTTTGAAAGCGGAATGTGCCTATCGGTTGCCTGGTTCAAGGAGACCTAATATAGCGCAATTCTATGATATAGTCAACAATTATATGAAAATGAATTTTAAATTTTGGCAAAAGCGGATTGTCATTAAATTCGGTTAATGATCTATTTTCTACTTGTATTTTAGCTGGCAATTTGATATTTTTAATTTCATTTTTACAAAGGAGCTGATCATGATCAAAGTTCAAGTGCTGGATCATCCGCTAATTTTGGATAAGCTGAGCCGTTTGAGAGACAAATCCGCTGGAACACAACAATTCCGGCAATTGGTCCATCAAGTGTCCACTATTTTAGCAGTAGAAGCGACCGCTCATTGTCAGCTTTCAGAGACCACGATCACTACGCCGTTCGAGCCGATCATTGGCCATAGCTTGGAAAATGAAATTGTATTGCTACCGATTCTGCGCGCAGGTCTGGGCATGCTCGGTGGCTTTTTGGATTTGCTGCCCGATGCTAAAATCGGCTATCTGGGAGTTTATCGAGATGAAACCACATTAACGCCAGTGACCTATTATCAAAATTTTCCAAAAAGCATCGCGCAAGCTGAGATTTTCGTCCTCGATCCGATGCTGGCAACGGGTGGTAGCGCCAATTATTGCATTTCACTGATCAAATCAAGCGGAGGAAAGCGGATCACCCTGGTCACCATCGTCTCGGCGCCAGAGGGAGTGACATTGATCAATCGAAACCATCCCGATGTCAAAATCGTAACCGCCAGCTTGGACCGGGGACTTAATGGGCATGGGTACATCGTGCCAGGATTAGGGGATGCTGGGGATCGCCTGAATGGAACCGATTAATTTTGGCTCAGGCGATGGCGGTGCTTTTATTCTAAAGCTCTACCGTGGGAATTTCTACTGATCCAATCGCATGGAGCCGTGGAATCTGAAGTTTACATATTCCTCAAGTGCAAACTTTCATTACGGGTGAAGATGTTTGAGGTGGGCGAAGAAATATGACTGCGAAAAATTCAGTGACTTTCTCTTTCTGTGCGGAAAAATGCTTTGACAATTCTCGTCAAAGCATGCTCTTTCAATTCATCACTTCAATTTTGTACTCAATTTTGGTAATGGGAGTTGTTGCTGAATTTTGCTATGGGCAAACCTGCCCCGATGCCAAAACGGATAGCCTGATCCAAATAGGCATCGCGCAATCAATTCAGCATAACTATTCTCAGGCAGAATCCATTTTTCAAAATTTAACCGAAACCTATCCAGATCATCCGATCGGCTATTTCTTCATGGCAGCCATGCTCCAATCGAAAATGAGCGATTATGAAACCGACCGCTGGAGCGAAGATTTTCGACGTTACATTCGTCTCGCCATTGATAAAGCTGAAAACAGGAAAACGCAGGACCTCTGGGCGATGTTTTATCACGGCAGCGCCTTGTGCTATCTGGCTTTTTATGAGGGAAGAAATGGGGATTATCTGAAAGCGATCAACCATGGGTTTTCGGGCATTGCTATTTTGAAGAAGATCGTTAATATCGATCCTGAATTTCATGACGCCTATTTTGGGATCGGCTCCTATCAATATTGGCGCAGCCAGAAAACCCGATTGTTGAACTGGCTGCCACTAATATCAGATGGCCGCGCCGAGGGCATCGAACTGGTACGACGTAGCGTGGAACTGGGCCGCTACACCCGATACATCGCCATGAGCGAGCTGATTTGGATCTTATTGGATGCAGGGGAAGCGGATGAAGCGTATGCCTGGGCAGTAAGGGGATTGAAGCAATTTCCGCAGAGCCGCTTCTTCCTCTGGGGGGCGGCCAAAAGCGCTTATGCGATGGAGAACTTCGCAGCCGCAGCTTCTTACTTTCAAAATTTGCTCAATTCGATCGTTAATTCGCCCATGGATAATGATTACAATGAATTTCTTTGCCGGCTGAAGCTGGCACAATGCCTGGAGAAATTAGGCAAGCTGGCCGAGGCCTCGCACCAGATCGCAATGATCGATTCCTTGGCGCTTTCCGAAAAGCTGAAGAATAAACTAAAAAAACAGCGCAGCGAGCTAACTCAGCTCAAATCCCGCTTGGCCAATTTAGCGAAAATCGAATCGCCCATCGCTTCATCAGTTCTCGAACATCAGCTTGCAGATAAACAGCGCCGCCAATAATCCCGCCAAATCGCCAATGAGTCCTGCGGGCACGGCATGCCGTGTCTTTTTAATTCCCACCGCTCCAAAATACACAGCAATTACATAAAATGTGGTTTCGGTACAGCCGAAGAAGGTGGAAACCAATCGCCCGATGAAGGAATCGGGCCCGTGTTGTTTCATCAGCTCGGTGGCAATGCCCAAGGTGCCGCTGCCGGATAGGGGGCGCATTAGCGCCGCAGGCAGGGCTTCGGCTGGCATACCGATCAGATTGGTAACCGGCGAGATAATTTTTACAAAGATGTCCATGGCTCCTGAGGCGCGAAACATGCCGATCGCCACCAGGATCGCCACCAGGTAGGGAATAATTTTAACCGCCACTTCGAAGCCCCCTTTGGCACCATCCACAAAGGTTTCATAAACTTTTACCTTTTTGTTCAATGCCAAGACTGGAATGATGAACAGCAAAAAAGGGATGGCCCAGGTAGAAACGAAACCAATGATTCGCTCGAACATTTATTCCTCCTCCTCTCTATTGGCGTTGGTTGGCGCTTGATCCGAAGTTTCTTCTTCTTTAATTTTGAACATTGGCAATCGCTGCAACAGCTTAGTAGCAATCACCGCTACCATCATGGCACAGCCTGAGGAGAAAATAGTGGTACCGATGATTTCGGTAGGGTTTTTCGAGCCTAGCGATGTGCGGACGGCAATGATGGTGGCGGGGATCAATGTCAAGCTGGCGGTATTGAGCGCCAAAAATGTGGCCATGGCGTTGGAAGCCGTATCTTTGATCTTGTTCAATTTTTGCAGTTCTTCCATCGCCTTCAGCCCCAATGGCGTGGCCGCATTCGATAGTCCCAACCAATTGGCCGCGATATTGAGAATCATGGCGCCCATGGCGGGATGTTCGGGTGGAATTTCAGGAAACAAGCGCCGGCTGACTGGTTTGATGGCTCGTGCCAATAAATTCACCAGCCCACCCTGCTGCGCAATATTCATGATCCCCAACCATAGCGCCATGATTCCGATCAGATCGATAGCGATTTTCACGGCTGTATTGGCCGAATCGAACGCTGCCTTGGTCACCGCCTCGATATTGCCATTGATTGCCCCCACGATTAACGCGACTACTACCAGAAATAGCCAGATCCAGTTGAGCATGTCTGTGACTCCTCTGTTGAATTCTGAAAATTGATCGATTGATGGATGCCATTAAGGTATCATTTTTTTGATGTGAATCAAGCTTTTTTTCACAAAAAAGACCGATTAATCATCGAGCTTCGTTGAAAATTTGGGGCGGCCAAATCATTGCAACTTTAAATCTATTGTCAAAAAATTCACGAAAAAATCTGCTTGCTTTTTATACCAAATCCTACTAAGTTATCTGGGCCGAATATTCAGACGTCCGCTGTTTCGGAAATATCGGATGCATTTTCAAAATTCAAAATAATGATTCAATCTGAAAACCAAAATGGCAGAGATTAACAACGAATTTATTCAACAACTCAAAAAATCTATCGGTGCCAAATATGTTTTCACCGATGTTGAGACGCTGGAGGCATACAACTTCGATGGTACCGAATACCGCTACCTGCCCGATGTCGTGGTCGAGCCAGAGAAGACCGAGCAGATTTCGGAGCTGATGAAATTGGCATCGGCTTATCGAGTGCCGGTGGTGCCGAGAGGGGCAGCGACGGGATTGAGTGGCGGTGCGCTGGCCATTCAAGGGGGAGTTGTGCTTTCGCTGCTGAGAATGGATAAGATTTTGGAGATCGATGAAGTCAATATGATTGCGGTGGTGCAGCCTGGAGTGATCAATCTGCATCTGCATGAGGCGGTGGAAGCCAGGGGGCTGTATTACCCGCCTGATCCTGCCAGCTACGAAACCTCTTCCATCGGCGGGAATATCGCTGAGGATGCTGGGGGGCCGCATTGCTACAAGTATGGCACGACGCGCGATTATGTGCTGGGATTGAAAGTGGTTTTGCCCGATGGGACAATTTTAAATACTGGCGTGAAAACTCGCAAGGGCGTGGTCGGCTATGATTTGACCAATTTAATCATCGGCTCGGAGGGAACACTGGCAATTGTAACCGAAGCGACGTTGCGGCTGATTCCGTTGCCTGCCAAAATTGTATCATTACTTGCATTTTTCCCTGATACCAATTCGTTGGTTCACAGCCTCTCTGGTATGACTAAAAATCGCATCGTGCCAGCCGCGCTGGAATTTTTGGATCCCGCCTGCGTGAGCCTCATCCGTGGAAAAATCGGGATCAATCTGCCGCAGGAAAGTTCTTCGCTGCTCATCATCGATCTGGACGGCGAGCCCGAGGAACTGGATCGCCAGATGGAGATCGTTGGGGAGGGCTGTCTCGCTGCTGGAGCGCTGGATGTGCTGATTGCAGAAGGCTCGGAGCGAAGAAAAGGTCTCTGGGATGTGCGACGCAAGCTGCGGGATTTGATCAAAGAGGGCAATCAATTCAAGCGAGCCGAAGATGTGACCGTTCCGATCAGCAAAATTCCAGAGCTAATTGCAGCATGTGAGCAGATCTCGAAAAAATTTGGTTTCGATAACTACAATTTCGGTCATTTGGGCGATGGGAATGTGCATGTGAATTTGACACATCGAATGAAAACCGATCAAATCATTCGACTGGGTGAAAGAGCCGCAGAGGAGATTTTCAAGATTGTGCTTCAAAATGGCGGGACCATTTCGGGCGAGCATGGGATCGGTATTACCAAGCAGCCATTTTTGGGACTGGAATTGTCGCCGCGGTCCATTCAACTGCAGCGGGAGATCAAGCGGGTATTCGATCCACTGAATATCTTAAATCCCGGGAAAATATTTCCGCTCAACGGCACCGTTTGAACAACCCTTTCAAAAGTTCATGAGCTTTGAAAGGGTTGTGATGGCGTCATCTCAAACTAAAATTTATCCCCCCGAGCAGAGAAAAATAATCCTGATCCTTTAAAAACGTCCACCGCGCTTGAACATACGGATAGACAGGGGGCTTTCGCCGGCCCCCGAATTCGAGCCCAACCACCACATTGCCACCCAAATCGGTCTGGTTGTTCAAACTCAGATATTGCACAGCCAACCCACCGCCAAAATAAAAAGGACCAACAGGTCGTGGTTTAAACACCAAATCACCATCGAATTGCCAACGATTCGTCTCATTGCCAGTGAAATAATAATCCGCACTGGGGATAAATTCCCAGAACATGCCGAGCGGTAGCCAGAAATGAGCGCCAGCTAAGTATTGGTCATTGGCAAAATCACGACCAATGCGAAAGCCAATGGCTGGAGCTGAGTGAACCATGCCAGGTCTTTTCCCCCAGCGCGGACGTCCACGATGTTGAGCTGAAAGGCTAGAGACAATGAGCATCAGGATTGAAAGGGCCATTGCCAACATGAGTACCGATTTTCGGTTCATTTTTTTTACCTCCGATGAAGTTAATTTCATAACTGGATGTTTCGCCATTATTCATACAAATGCTATTCCAAGGATTGCGACTCGCTGTTCTAAAACGCGATTTTCATTCCCGAGCCCGCTGCTTTTCGAAAGCATCCCATTACGTTCAATATTTTGATTAGTGCAGCACCGAAATATCTATATATGGTATGATTGATATTGCCATTAGCTCGGAACCTTCTTATTATTTTACTGTCGGCTGGATCTAACTACTAACATAAAATATGCTGAAAACGGATTTCTGACCGAGAGCGGGCAATCGGCTGTACGAATACGTTCACTTATAAAATATTTTTGCTGAAAATTCTGCTTGTCTCATTGAAAAACTTATAGTATATTCAATAGCCCTAAAGGAAAAAATCTATCCATAGCGCTTGAGCAGTTTTTCATCAAACCAAGAAAATCGTTTTGTTGAGAGGATATCATGCTCGATAAAAAAATCGTCAAAGGGCTACAAAAGATATTCAGAAAAGAAGATATTTTGACCCAAGAAAAGGATCTGGTTTTCTACCAATATGATGCATCGTTGGATCGGGGGATGCCAGACGCAGTGGTATTTCCTCGCTCGACCGACCAGATCGTAGCCCTGGTAAAGTTTGCCAGACAACATCGCATTCCATTGATCCCGCGTGGTTCAGGCAGCAATTTGAGCGGAGGTTCAATCGCCATTTGGGGTGGAATTATCGTTCAGTTTTCCCATATGAATCGGATACTGGAGATCGATCTGGATAACCGCTGCGCTGCGGTGGAGCCAGGAGTTTATAATCTTGACCTTCAGAACGCCTTGGCTCCATATAAATTTTATTTTGCGCCCGATCCGGCAAGTCAGCGAGTGGCAACAATTGGCGGTAATGTGGCTGAAAACGCTGGTGGGCCTCAC belongs to candidate division KSB1 bacterium and includes:
- a CDS encoding sugar phosphate isomerase/epimerase: MRNSNVVVGITVDKFRGLPPSALLSVIRKMGVEFIEITKSVFDELPAFLEQLGEIKTGFHLPNLHDAEYDFSFHDRQGEIHKLIGLINRHHRDLNIQYCLSHPPENRRSNWTMDQLIDYLLNNLAQLEVPIILENIQSWDMARFDRFYERAQAALGEKLVGRCFDAPHYFLQGEDPVEYLKLQNGKINFIHLSDCRKNFDAHLPFGLTGELPIDEILVALKDQRFHGVINLELLPRSIKDVKPLINSYLKVVRNFDRMKYFKTKFRLIWYAPPLLKKMRSAFY
- the upp gene encoding uracil phosphoribosyltransferase, whose translation is MIKVQVLDHPLILDKLSRLRDKSAGTQQFRQLVHQVSTILAVEATAHCQLSETTITTPFEPIIGHSLENEIVLLPILRAGLGMLGGFLDLLPDAKIGYLGVYRDETTLTPVTYYQNFPKSIAQAEIFVLDPMLATGGSANYCISLIKSSGGKRITLVTIVSAPEGVTLINRNHPDVKIVTASLDRGLNGHGYIVPGLGDAGDRLNGTD
- a CDS encoding spore maturation protein, giving the protein MFERIIGFVSTWAIPFLLFIIPVLALNKKVKVYETFVDGAKGGFEVAVKIIPYLVAILVAIGMFRASGAMDIFVKIISPVTNLIGMPAEALPAALMRPLSGSGTLGIATELMKQHGPDSFIGRLVSTFFGCTETTFYVIAVYFGAVGIKKTRHAVPAGLIGDLAGLLAALFICKLMFEN
- a CDS encoding nucleoside recognition protein, whose protein sequence is MLNWIWLFLVVVALIVGAINGNIEAVTKAAFDSANTAVKIAIDLIGIMALWLGIMNIAQQGGLVNLLARAIKPVSRRLFPEIPPEHPAMGAMILNIAANWLGLSNAATPLGLKAMEELQKLNKIKDTASNAMATFLALNTASLTLIPATIIAVRTSLGSKNPTEIIGTTIFSSGCAMMVAVIATKLLQRLPMFKIKEEETSDQAPTNANREEEE
- a CDS encoding FAD-binding protein → MAEINNEFIQQLKKSIGAKYVFTDVETLEAYNFDGTEYRYLPDVVVEPEKTEQISELMKLASAYRVPVVPRGAATGLSGGALAIQGGVVLSLLRMDKILEIDEVNMIAVVQPGVINLHLHEAVEARGLYYPPDPASYETSSIGGNIAEDAGGPHCYKYGTTRDYVLGLKVVLPDGTILNTGVKTRKGVVGYDLTNLIIGSEGTLAIVTEATLRLIPLPAKIVSLLAFFPDTNSLVHSLSGMTKNRIVPAALEFLDPACVSLIRGKIGINLPQESSSLLIIDLDGEPEELDRQMEIVGEGCLAAGALDVLIAEGSERRKGLWDVRRKLRDLIKEGNQFKRAEDVTVPISKIPELIAACEQISKKFGFDNYNFGHLGDGNVHVNLTHRMKTDQIIRLGERAAEEIFKIVLQNGGTISGEHGIGITKQPFLGLELSPRSIQLQREIKRVFDPLNILNPGKIFPLNGTV